In Amycolatopsis sp. EV170708-02-1, the following are encoded in one genomic region:
- a CDS encoding SDR family oxidoreductase: protein MTAGDGVRLSVRVTGVDDAPTVVLVHGYPDNGSMWDGIAALLERRYRVVVYDVRGAGRSDKPSGRASYKLDQLSEDLAAVVDEVQPEGKVHLLAHDWGSIQTWHSVTGDRLRGRLASFTSISGPSLDHAGAWFRAQVRPNPKRLKNALVQWAHSTYILGFQIPLIPQLLWRTGAMGALIGRMDPAAAAPSTSDGLYGLNLYRANMFTRLSRPKPRPAEIPVQVLAPTGDKFVTTPLQTEIERWAPDLRVRRIVGTHWVVREKPQVIADATAELIDHVEGGEESRALKQARTKGFAHKLVVITGAGSGIGRATALAFADRGADVVITDINGSAAADTAKLLRDKGATVGEYTVDSSDAEAVEKFAQQVKEEFGVPDIVVNNAGIGLSGPFLDTTVKDWERLIDVNLWGVIHGCRVFAEQMRERAEGGQIVNVASAAAYLPSKILSAYATTKSAVLTLSVCLRAELAAENIGVTAICPGIVNTNITSTTRFVGVDDIEQKRRQKSSSKLYAKRGFGPEKVARDILRAVEKDKAIQPSTPEAKAALVLSRLTPGLLRAAAKLDVTP from the coding sequence GTGACGGCCGGCGATGGTGTCCGCCTTTCGGTCCGGGTGACCGGCGTCGACGACGCGCCCACGGTGGTGCTCGTCCACGGTTACCCGGACAACGGCTCCATGTGGGACGGCATCGCCGCCCTGCTGGAACGCCGTTACCGGGTGGTCGTCTACGACGTCCGCGGCGCGGGCCGTTCGGACAAGCCCTCGGGACGTGCGTCCTACAAGCTGGACCAGCTGTCCGAAGACCTCGCCGCGGTCGTCGACGAGGTCCAGCCCGAGGGCAAGGTCCACCTGCTCGCGCACGACTGGGGCTCGATCCAGACCTGGCATTCGGTCACCGGGGACAGGCTGCGCGGGCGGCTCGCGTCGTTCACGTCGATCTCCGGGCCGAGCCTCGATCACGCGGGAGCGTGGTTCCGCGCGCAGGTGCGCCCGAACCCGAAGCGTCTCAAGAACGCGCTCGTCCAGTGGGCGCATTCGACCTACATCCTCGGTTTCCAGATACCGCTGATCCCGCAGCTGCTCTGGCGCACCGGCGCGATGGGCGCGCTGATCGGCCGGATGGATCCGGCCGCCGCCGCACCGTCCACTTCGGACGGCCTGTACGGCCTCAACCTGTACCGAGCCAACATGTTCACGCGCCTCTCCCGGCCGAAGCCGCGGCCCGCCGAAATCCCGGTGCAGGTGCTCGCGCCCACCGGCGACAAGTTCGTCACCACGCCGCTGCAGACCGAGATTGAGCGCTGGGCGCCGGACCTCCGGGTCCGCCGGATCGTCGGCACGCACTGGGTGGTCCGCGAGAAGCCCCAGGTGATCGCCGACGCCACCGCCGAGCTGATCGACCACGTCGAAGGCGGCGAGGAGAGCCGCGCGCTCAAACAGGCCAGGACAAAAGGCTTCGCGCACAAGCTGGTCGTGATCACCGGCGCCGGCAGCGGGATCGGCCGCGCGACGGCGCTCGCGTTCGCGGACAGGGGCGCGGACGTCGTCATCACCGACATCAACGGATCCGCCGCCGCCGACACCGCGAAACTGCTGCGGGACAAGGGCGCGACCGTCGGCGAGTACACAGTGGACTCTTCCGACGCCGAAGCGGTCGAGAAGTTCGCCCAGCAGGTCAAGGAGGAGTTCGGGGTCCCGGACATCGTCGTCAACAACGCGGGGATCGGTCTGTCCGGCCCGTTCCTCGACACGACGGTCAAGGACTGGGAACGCCTCATCGACGTGAACCTGTGGGGCGTCATCCACGGCTGCCGCGTCTTCGCCGAGCAGATGCGCGAGCGGGCCGAAGGCGGCCAGATCGTCAACGTCGCTTCCGCCGCGGCGTACCTGCCGTCGAAGATCCTTTCCGCCTACGCCACCACGAAATCGGCGGTGCTGACACTGAGCGTCTGCCTGCGGGCGGAGCTCGCCGCCGAGAACATCGGCGTCACCGCGATCTGCCCCGGCATCGTGAACACCAACATCACCAGCACCACCCGTTTCGTCGGCGTCGACGACATCGAGCAGAAGCGGCGCCAGAAGTCGAGCAGCAAGCTGTACGCGAAACGCGGCTTCGGGCCGGAGAAGGTCGCACGCGACATCCTGCGCGCCGTCGAGAAGGACAAGGCGATCCAGCCTTCGACACCGGAGGCCAAGGCCGCGCTCGTCCTCTCCCGGCTCACCCCGGGACTGCTGCGGGCCGCGGCGAAACTGGACGTCACCCCGTGA
- a CDS encoding roadblock/LC7 domain-containing protein: MTTGVSVEARNFNWLVTRFAQNTASAMGAIAVSADGLLIAMSSELERANADRLAAICSAMLGLAHGVSESHPLGSPDKIIIELEQGYLLVCTISIGCSLGVLATKQASLGTIAYEMAMFANRATEVLTPALIEELKKSVGS, from the coding sequence ATGACGACCGGAGTCAGCGTCGAAGCCCGGAACTTCAACTGGTTGGTGACGCGCTTCGCGCAGAACACGGCGAGCGCGATGGGCGCGATCGCCGTCTCGGCCGACGGCCTGCTGATCGCGATGTCGTCCGAGCTGGAACGGGCCAACGCCGACCGGCTGGCCGCGATCTGCTCGGCGATGCTCGGCCTCGCGCACGGTGTCTCCGAGAGCCACCCGCTCGGTTCGCCCGACAAGATCATCATCGAGCTGGAGCAGGGCTACCTGCTGGTCTGCACGATCAGCATCGGCTGCTCGCTCGGCGTGCTCGCCACCAAGCAGGCCAGCCTCGGCACGATCGCCTACGAGATGGCGATGTTCGCCAACCGGGCGACCGAAGTGCTCACCCCCGCGCTGATCGAGGAACTCAAGAAGAGCGTCGGCAGCTGA
- a CDS encoding urease subunit beta gives MRPGEIITGDAPVELNPGRPRIRLLVRNLGDRPVQVGSHYHFAAVNPGLEFDREAAGGHRLDVPAGTSVRFEPGVEREVDLVPLAGNRAVPGLRKES, from the coding sequence GTGCGACCAGGAGAGATCATCACCGGCGACGCGCCGGTCGAGCTGAACCCGGGCAGGCCGCGGATCCGGCTGCTCGTGCGGAATCTCGGCGACCGGCCCGTCCAGGTCGGTTCGCACTACCATTTCGCGGCGGTCAATCCGGGGCTCGAATTCGATCGCGAAGCCGCCGGCGGCCATCGGCTCGACGTGCCCGCGGGCACGTCCGTGCGTTTCGAGCCGGGGGTCGAACGCGAGGTCGACCTCGTCCCGCTGGCCGGGAACCGCGCGGTGCCGGGACTGCGGAAGGAGTCCTGA
- a CDS encoding lipase family protein: MLRTVLVSALAATLIGAPAAQAAPSAPGDLVDYKPVVATAPAKAWKLHYRSTSATGQPNTVSGILLVPRTPWTKGARPLVSYAVGTHGLGDRCAPSTRLTNGSENEVLLMSQALSRGWAVVVTDYEGLGTPGTHTYAVGQSEGRAVLDAARAASNVPEAGLSKTGPVGVFGYSQGGQAAAFAGELQPSYAPEINLVGVAEGGVPADLNAVLKFNDGGPAFGLVLGAAVGYATAYPELPFTEVLNAKGEKAVAKVKEACTVELGAATPFARLNDFTTVPNVSSDPRWQARLGENLAGKTKPGAPVFLYHASLDELIPLSVGKGLRDRYQALGADVTWQEFPLLEHIGGVSAGGPVAMTWLGTKF; encoded by the coding sequence GTGCTTCGGACAGTTCTGGTCTCAGCCCTCGCAGCCACCCTGATCGGCGCGCCCGCCGCGCAAGCCGCGCCGAGCGCGCCGGGTGACCTGGTCGACTACAAACCGGTCGTCGCCACCGCCCCGGCGAAGGCCTGGAAACTCCACTACCGCTCCACTTCGGCGACGGGACAGCCGAACACGGTGTCGGGCATCCTGCTGGTCCCGCGCACGCCATGGACGAAGGGCGCGCGCCCGCTGGTCAGCTACGCCGTCGGCACCCACGGCCTCGGTGACCGCTGCGCGCCGTCGACCCGGCTGACGAACGGGTCCGAGAACGAGGTCCTCCTGATGAGCCAAGCGCTTTCGCGCGGCTGGGCGGTCGTCGTGACCGACTACGAAGGCCTCGGCACCCCGGGCACGCACACCTACGCCGTCGGCCAGTCCGAGGGCCGGGCAGTCCTCGACGCCGCACGCGCCGCCTCGAACGTCCCCGAGGCGGGCCTGTCCAAGACCGGCCCGGTCGGCGTTTTCGGCTACTCGCAAGGAGGCCAGGCCGCGGCGTTCGCCGGCGAACTGCAGCCGTCCTACGCACCCGAAATCAACCTGGTCGGCGTCGCGGAAGGCGGGGTGCCGGCGGATCTGAACGCGGTCCTGAAGTTCAACGACGGCGGTCCGGCGTTCGGGCTGGTGCTCGGCGCCGCTGTCGGCTACGCGACCGCGTATCCGGAACTGCCGTTCACCGAAGTGCTCAACGCGAAGGGCGAGAAGGCCGTCGCGAAGGTCAAGGAAGCGTGCACCGTCGAACTCGGCGCGGCGACGCCTTTCGCGCGGCTCAACGACTTCACGACCGTTCCGAACGTCTCGTCGGACCCGCGCTGGCAGGCCCGGCTCGGCGAGAACCTGGCGGGCAAGACCAAACCGGGCGCGCCGGTCTTCCTGTACCACGCGTCGCTGGACGAACTGATCCCGCTTTCGGTCGGCAAGGGCCTGCGCGACCGCTACCAGGCCCTCGGCGCCGACGTCACCTGGCAGGAGTTCCCGCTGCTGGAACACATCGGTGGCGTCTCCGCGGGTGGCCCGGTCGCGATGACCTGGCTGGGCACCAAGTTCTGA
- a CDS encoding citrate synthase 2 — MSTSTISTNQPSEQVDDGFRPGLEGVVAFKTEIAEPDRDGGALRYRGVDIEDLAGKVTFGDVWGLLVDSRFGHGLPPAEPFPLPVHTGDVRVDVQAALAMLAPIWGYRPLLDITDDEARDQLARASVMALSYVAQSARGIGQPAVPQTRVDEAKSITERFMVRWRGEPDPAHVKAIDAYWVSAAEHGLNASTFTARVIASTGADVAAALSGAIGAMSGPLHGGAPARVLPMIEEVEKTGDAVGLVKGILDRKERMMGFGHRVYRAEDPRARVLRRTCQELGASRYEAAAELEQVALKELRERRPDHPIETNVEFWAAVILDFAQVPPHMMPAMFSSARTAGWAAHILEQKKTGRLVRPSAKYVGPEPRKPEDVEGWDLVVKQS; from the coding sequence GTGAGTACCTCCACGATCAGCACCAATCAGCCGTCCGAGCAGGTCGACGACGGTTTCCGACCGGGTCTCGAAGGCGTGGTCGCCTTCAAGACCGAAATCGCCGAGCCCGACCGTGACGGCGGCGCGCTGCGTTACCGCGGTGTCGACATCGAGGATCTCGCCGGCAAGGTGACCTTCGGTGACGTCTGGGGTCTTCTCGTCGACAGCCGCTTCGGCCATGGGCTACCGCCCGCCGAGCCGTTCCCGCTGCCGGTGCACACCGGCGACGTCCGGGTCGACGTCCAGGCCGCGCTGGCCATGCTCGCCCCCATCTGGGGCTACCGGCCGCTGCTGGACATCACCGACGACGAGGCGCGCGACCAGCTGGCCCGCGCCTCGGTGATGGCGCTTTCGTACGTCGCCCAGTCCGCCCGCGGCATCGGGCAGCCCGCCGTCCCCCAGACCCGGGTCGACGAGGCGAAGTCGATCACCGAGCGCTTCATGGTCCGCTGGCGCGGCGAGCCGGACCCGGCCCACGTCAAGGCCATCGACGCCTACTGGGTCTCGGCCGCCGAGCACGGCCTCAACGCCTCGACCTTCACTGCCCGGGTCATCGCCTCGACCGGCGCCGATGTCGCCGCGGCGCTGTCGGGCGCGATCGGCGCGATGTCCGGCCCGCTGCACGGCGGCGCGCCGGCGCGGGTGCTGCCGATGATCGAAGAGGTCGAGAAGACCGGTGACGCGGTCGGCCTGGTCAAGGGCATCCTGGACCGCAAGGAACGGATGATGGGCTTCGGGCACCGCGTGTACCGCGCGGAGGACCCGCGGGCGCGCGTGCTGCGCCGGACCTGCCAGGAGCTCGGCGCGTCGCGCTACGAGGCGGCCGCGGAGCTGGAGCAGGTGGCGCTGAAGGAGCTGCGCGAGCGGCGCCCGGACCACCCGATCGAGACCAACGTCGAGTTCTGGGCGGCCGTGATCCTGGACTTCGCCCAGGTGCCGCCGCATATGATGCCCGCGATGTTCAGCTCGGCGCGCACCGCCGGCTGGGCCGCGCACATCCTGGAGCAGAAGAAGACCGGCCGTCTCGTGCGACCGTCGGCCAAGTACGTCGGGCCGGAGCCGCGGAAGCCGGAAGACGTCGAAGGCTGGGACCTAGTCGTCAAGCAGTCCTGA
- a CDS encoding urease subunit gamma, with protein MHLSPQERDKLLIHVAADVARKRLERGVLLNYPEAVALITDHVLEGARDGRTVSELVASGRSVLGRAQVLDGVPEMVDSVQVEATFPDGTKLVTVHDPIV; from the coding sequence ATGCACCTGAGCCCCCAGGAGCGGGACAAACTGCTCATCCACGTCGCGGCGGACGTAGCTCGCAAACGGCTGGAGCGCGGGGTCCTGCTCAACTACCCCGAGGCGGTCGCGCTGATCACCGACCACGTCCTCGAAGGCGCTCGCGACGGCCGGACGGTGAGCGAGCTCGTCGCGAGCGGGCGGTCGGTGCTCGGCCGGGCGCAGGTGCTGGACGGCGTACCGGAGATGGTCGATTCCGTGCAGGTCGAAGCCACTTTCCCGGACGGCACGAAGCTCGTCACCGTGCACGACCCGATCGTCTAG
- a CDS encoding urease accessory protein UreD: MKAHARLTACFEGGRTVLRELRSMAPLTLLPKRGTGATAVVHLVNSATSPLGGDELKLTIRVGAGATLRLSGVAATIALPGLHGEGSSSLVDIVVDDGGSLEYLPEPTVVTARARHSAVFRAALAPEAYLHTREVLVLGRAGERPGSLVTTQHVTRGDVPVLRQTLEIGDSTLDSSLAHLAGRRVLATDLVVGGPSLPAASGEWWSRTPLAAGGTLTTSLAPDAVTALRVFEGS, encoded by the coding sequence GTGAAGGCGCACGCGCGGCTGACCGCCTGCTTCGAGGGCGGCCGGACCGTACTGCGTGAGCTGCGCTCGATGGCGCCGCTCACGCTGCTGCCCAAACGAGGCACCGGTGCGACGGCGGTGGTACACCTGGTCAACTCGGCGACCTCGCCGCTGGGCGGGGACGAGCTGAAGCTGACCATCCGCGTCGGCGCCGGTGCTACGCTGCGGCTTTCCGGGGTCGCGGCGACGATCGCTCTTCCCGGCCTGCACGGTGAGGGCAGCTCGTCCCTTGTGGACATCGTCGTGGACGATGGTGGTTCTTTGGAGTACCTGCCGGAGCCGACCGTGGTGACCGCCCGGGCGCGGCACTCCGCCGTGTTCCGGGCCGCGCTGGCTCCGGAGGCCTACCTGCACACGCGGGAGGTCCTGGTCCTGGGGCGTGCAGGTGAGCGCCCCGGCTCCTTGGTGACCACGCAACACGTGACCCGAGGTGATGTGCCTGTGTTGCGGCAGACGCTGGAGATCGGAGACTCCACTTTGGACTCCAGTCTGGCGCACCTGGCCGGGCGGCGGGTGCTGGCGACCGACCTGGTCGTCGGTGGTCCTTCGCTGCCCGCGGCTTCCGGTGAGTGGTGGTCGCGTACGCCTTTGGCCGCCGGCGGGACGCTCACGACCTCCTTGGCGCCGGATGCCGTGACCGCGCTCCGCGTGTTCGAAGGGAGCTGA
- a CDS encoding DUF742 domain-containing protein: MSDDQVPQPRGAEQGISPLRPYLLTAGRAQPVDGTLEIEAQVLTSRLGAASHARLTFERREIVSLCRETKSVAEVAAMLGLHIGVARVLVADLAALGYVVLRRPAGAFTQDLGMIERVIRGLEAIR; this comes from the coding sequence ATGAGCGACGATCAGGTACCCCAGCCGCGAGGCGCCGAACAGGGCATCTCGCCGCTACGCCCGTATCTGCTCACCGCCGGCCGCGCGCAGCCGGTGGACGGCACGCTCGAAATCGAGGCTCAGGTGCTCACGAGCAGGCTCGGCGCGGCGTCGCACGCGAGGCTGACCTTCGAACGACGGGAGATCGTTTCCCTTTGCCGGGAAACGAAATCCGTCGCCGAGGTGGCGGCGATGCTCGGCCTGCACATCGGCGTGGCCAGGGTTCTCGTGGCGGATCTCGCCGCGCTCGGCTACGTCGTGCTCCGCCGCCCGGCGGGAGCCTTCACCCAGGACCTCGGCATGATCGAAAGGGTCATTCGTGGACTCGAAGCAATTCGCTGA
- a CDS encoding ATP/GTP-binding protein produces MDSKQFAEPASAKPPTPVKIVIAGGFGVGKTTTVGAISEIKPLTTEAAMTSAGAAVDGSGGEVPSKTTTTVALDFGCITIDEEVKLYLFGTPGQDRFGFMWHDLVLGALGALVIVDTRRLDDCYPAVDYFEKAGLPFVVGVNVFDGSLKHDLEDVRWALAVSEDVPLITFDARQRLSVRDALLAVLHNTFRRASAAS; encoded by the coding sequence GTGGACTCGAAGCAATTCGCTGAACCGGCGTCGGCCAAACCGCCGACACCGGTCAAGATCGTCATCGCCGGCGGGTTCGGGGTCGGCAAGACGACCACCGTCGGCGCGATCTCCGAGATCAAACCGCTCACCACCGAGGCCGCCATGACCTCGGCGGGCGCGGCCGTCGACGGCTCCGGCGGGGAGGTGCCGTCGAAGACCACCACCACGGTGGCGCTGGACTTCGGCTGCATCACCATCGACGAAGAGGTGAAGCTGTACCTCTTCGGCACGCCGGGGCAGGACCGGTTCGGGTTCATGTGGCACGACCTCGTGCTCGGCGCGCTGGGCGCGCTCGTCATCGTCGACACCCGGCGGCTCGACGACTGCTACCCGGCCGTCGACTACTTCGAGAAGGCCGGGCTGCCGTTCGTGGTCGGGGTGAACGTCTTCGACGGCTCGCTCAAACACGATCTCGAAGACGTGCGCTGGGCGCTCGCGGTGAGCGAGGACGTCCCGCTGATCACCTTCGACGCGCGGCAGCGCCTCTCGGTGCGGGACGCGCTGCTGGCGGTCCTGCACAACACCTTCCGGCGGGCCTCCGCCGCCTCCTGA
- a CDS encoding urease accessory protein UreF, which produces MDLSALILADSRFPGGGHVHSGGLEEAVTRKLITHERDLPGFLSGRLRTAGALAAVFAAASAHAAARKVHSGHWRRLDLELDARTPSLAQREASRAQGRGTARAGKAAWPSPVLSQLLKETPRPHHPVIVGALVGVPFDAAMAVAYLAISGPASAAVRLLGLDPFAVNAVVARLSEEVREVSRRAAEVAGDDPADLPAPGSPALDLFAEAHARHHQEEVRLFAS; this is translated from the coding sequence ATGGATCTCTCCGCGCTCATCCTCGCCGACTCCCGCTTCCCCGGGGGCGGGCACGTTCATTCCGGCGGTCTCGAAGAGGCCGTCACCCGGAAGCTGATCACGCACGAGCGCGATCTGCCCGGGTTCCTCTCCGGGCGGTTGCGGACGGCCGGTGCACTGGCCGCGGTGTTCGCCGCCGCGTCGGCACACGCGGCCGCGCGGAAGGTCCATAGTGGACACTGGCGGCGGCTCGACCTCGAACTCGACGCCAGGACGCCGTCGCTCGCGCAGCGGGAGGCGTCCCGCGCGCAGGGTCGCGGAACTGCTCGCGCGGGAAAGGCGGCCTGGCCGTCGCCGGTGCTTTCCCAGCTGCTGAAGGAAACTCCGCGACCGCATCATCCGGTGATCGTCGGCGCGCTGGTCGGGGTGCCCTTCGACGCCGCGATGGCGGTGGCCTACCTCGCGATCAGCGGTCCCGCGAGCGCGGCCGTACGGCTCCTCGGTCTCGACCCGTTCGCCGTCAACGCCGTCGTGGCCCGCCTCTCGGAGGAGGTCCGGGAGGTTTCCCGGCGGGCCGCCGAGGTCGCGGGCGACGATCCGGCCGATCTCCCGGCGCCGGGTTCACCGGCGCTCGATCTGTTCGCCGAGGCACACGCCCGGCATCACCAGGAAGAGGTGCGTCTCTTTGCCAGCTGA
- a CDS encoding TetR/AcrR family transcriptional regulator, whose amino-acid sequence MARTYGGVAPEQRRAERRERLLLAALDLFTSTGYQQAKITELCTRAGVSTRNFYEEFESKEKVLLTLHERINALALEHVTGTLDRLEDADAVTRIGTLLDVFVSTVTSDPRMPRLNYVEAVGVSAALEAQHQEWVDRWAAFIEAEARHAAEHGVAPDRDYHLTAIALVGAATGLLREWQAHTPPLPVTDVAAELRALMLAAITRPA is encoded by the coding sequence GTGGCCCGCACCTATGGCGGGGTCGCGCCCGAGCAACGGCGCGCCGAACGGCGTGAACGCCTGCTACTGGCGGCCCTGGACCTGTTCACCTCGACGGGCTACCAGCAGGCGAAGATCACCGAGTTGTGCACCCGCGCCGGCGTCTCGACGCGGAACTTCTACGAGGAGTTCGAGAGCAAGGAGAAGGTGCTGCTCACCCTGCACGAGCGCATCAACGCGCTCGCGCTGGAGCACGTCACCGGCACCCTGGACCGTCTGGAAGACGCCGACGCGGTCACCCGGATCGGGACACTGCTGGACGTCTTCGTCAGCACGGTCACCTCGGATCCGCGGATGCCGCGGCTGAACTACGTCGAGGCCGTCGGGGTCAGCGCCGCTTTGGAGGCACAGCACCAGGAATGGGTCGACCGGTGGGCCGCGTTCATCGAAGCCGAGGCCCGGCACGCCGCCGAGCACGGGGTGGCGCCCGACCGCGACTATCACCTGACGGCGATCGCGCTCGTCGGCGCGGCGACCGGCCTGCTGCGCGAGTGGCAGGCGCACACCCCGCCGCTGCCGGTCACCGACGTCGCCGCCGAACTCCGTGCCCTGATGCTGGCCGCGATCACCCGGCCCGCGTGA
- a CDS encoding TetR/AcrR family transcriptional regulator encodes MSPEARREDLIRSALDLFGSRAPELVTVDDIIARAEVSRPLFYRYFSSLRELQVEALKTVTEGLIDGLAGLEEGPPETRLRAAVRGLIDVADHYRAGYVALLRSGSVIATSETDAAIDEVRNRAVELILGALGVPEPSPMLLLTLRCWTAVVEGALLSWLQERSVPREALDGWLVDQLTAMLATTERHEQAVGLVSGKDG; translated from the coding sequence ATGTCGCCGGAAGCGCGCCGCGAGGACCTGATCCGCTCCGCGCTGGACCTGTTCGGCTCGCGCGCGCCCGAACTCGTCACGGTCGACGACATCATCGCCCGCGCCGAGGTCTCCCGGCCGCTGTTCTACCGGTACTTCTCGAGCCTGAGAGAACTGCAGGTCGAGGCGCTGAAAACGGTCACCGAAGGGCTCATCGACGGCTTGGCCGGGCTTGAGGAAGGCCCGCCGGAAACCCGGCTGCGGGCCGCCGTCCGCGGGCTGATCGACGTCGCCGACCACTACCGCGCGGGCTATGTCGCGCTGTTGCGCAGCGGCTCGGTGATCGCGACCTCGGAGACGGACGCGGCGATCGACGAGGTCCGCAACCGCGCCGTCGAGCTCATCCTCGGCGCGCTGGGAGTGCCAGAGCCCTCGCCGATGCTCCTGCTGACGTTGCGCTGCTGGACCGCGGTGGTGGAAGGCGCCCTGCTGAGCTGGCTGCAGGAGCGTTCCGTGCCGCGCGAAGCCCTGGACGGCTGGCTGGTCGATCAGCTGACGGCCATGCTCGCGACGACCGAACGACACGAGCAGGCAGTGGGCCTCGTGAGTGGCAAAGACGGTTAG
- a CDS encoding urease subunit alpha → MPSIDRERYAELFGPTTGDRIRLADTDLLIEVTEDRSMGPAGSGDEVLFGGGKVIRESMGQGMATRAEGAPDLIITGAVILDHWGIVKADVGVRDGRIVGIGKAGNPDTMDGVDPALVVGPSTEVLSGNGKILTAGGIDCHVHFICPQLTETALASGLTTLVGGGTGPVEGSKATTVTPGAWNLGRMLQAMDGQPVNVLLLGKGNTVRHEALREQLAAGAGGFKLHEDWGSTPAAIDACLTVAGESGVQVAIHTDTLNEAGFLESTVDAIGGRSINAYHTEGAGGGHAPDIIQVAGLPNILPSSTNPTRPHTANTLDEHLDMLVVCHHLNPSVPEDLAFAESRIRPTTIAAEDVLHDLGAISMMSSDSQAMGRIGEVIIRTWQTAHVMKRRRGALPGDGAADNLRARRYVAKYTINPAIAHGMEREIGSVEVGKLADLVLWEPKFFGIRPHVVLKGGFPAWAAMGDANASIPTPQPVLARPMFGAAPVVAAASAFHFVAPEALESGVAERFGITRKLVPVSNTRSRGKADMVLNDALPEIRVEPDSFAVHVDGELIEPRPVTELPMAQRYFLF, encoded by the coding sequence ATGCCATCGATCGATCGTGAGCGGTACGCCGAACTGTTCGGCCCGACCACCGGAGACCGGATCCGCCTCGCCGACACCGATTTGCTCATCGAGGTCACCGAAGACCGCAGCATGGGGCCGGCGGGCAGCGGTGACGAGGTGCTGTTCGGCGGCGGCAAGGTGATCCGCGAATCCATGGGCCAGGGGATGGCGACCCGAGCCGAAGGCGCGCCCGATCTGATCATCACCGGCGCGGTGATCCTGGATCATTGGGGGATCGTCAAGGCCGACGTCGGTGTCCGCGACGGCCGGATCGTCGGCATCGGCAAGGCGGGCAACCCGGACACGATGGACGGTGTCGACCCCGCGCTGGTCGTCGGACCGTCGACCGAGGTGCTGTCCGGCAACGGGAAGATCCTCACCGCGGGCGGGATCGACTGCCACGTCCACTTCATCTGCCCGCAGCTGACCGAAACGGCGCTGGCGTCCGGGCTCACCACGCTCGTCGGTGGCGGGACCGGGCCGGTGGAGGGCAGCAAGGCCACCACGGTCACGCCCGGCGCGTGGAACCTCGGCCGGATGCTGCAGGCGATGGACGGCCAGCCGGTCAACGTCCTGTTGCTGGGCAAGGGGAACACCGTCCGGCACGAGGCACTGCGCGAACAGCTCGCCGCCGGCGCGGGCGGGTTCAAACTGCACGAGGACTGGGGCAGCACCCCGGCCGCGATCGACGCCTGCCTGACCGTGGCCGGCGAATCCGGTGTCCAGGTGGCGATCCACACCGACACGCTGAACGAAGCGGGCTTCCTGGAGTCCACTGTGGACGCCATCGGCGGCCGGTCGATCAACGCGTATCACACCGAAGGCGCGGGCGGCGGGCACGCGCCGGACATCATCCAGGTCGCCGGGCTGCCCAACATCCTGCCGTCGTCGACGAACCCGACGCGCCCGCACACCGCGAACACCCTCGACGAGCATCTCGACATGCTGGTCGTCTGCCACCACCTGAACCCGTCGGTGCCCGAGGACCTCGCGTTCGCGGAAAGCCGCATCCGCCCGACGACGATCGCCGCCGAGGATGTCCTGCACGACCTCGGCGCGATTTCCATGATGAGCTCGGACTCGCAGGCGATGGGCCGCATCGGCGAGGTGATCATCCGGACCTGGCAGACCGCGCACGTGATGAAACGGCGGCGTGGCGCGCTGCCCGGCGACGGCGCGGCCGACAACCTGCGGGCTCGTCGCTATGTCGCCAAATACACGATCAACCCCGCGATCGCGCACGGCATGGAGCGCGAGATCGGCTCGGTGGAGGTCGGGAAACTCGCGGATCTCGTGCTGTGGGAGCCGAAGTTCTTCGGGATCCGGCCGCATGTGGTGCTCAAGGGCGGATTCCCGGCGTGGGCGGCGATGGGCGACGCGAACGCGTCCATCCCGACGCCGCAGCCGGTGCTTGCGCGGCCGATGTTCGGCGCGGCGCCAGTGGTCGCCGCCGCGAGCGCCTTCCATTTCGTGGCCCCGGAAGCGCTGGAAAGTGGCGTGGCGGAACGGTTCGGCATCACGCGGAAGCTCGTCCCGGTGTCGAACACCCGATCCAGGGGCAAGGCCGACATGGTGCTCAACGACGCGTTGCCGGAGATCCGGGTGGAGCCGGACAGTTTCGCCGTGCACGTCGACGGCGAACTGATCGAGCCGCGGCCGGTGACGGAACTGCCTATGGCGCAAAGGTATTTCCTCTTCTGA